The window GCGAAATAATTTCACGGTGCGGGATAGGGGTTGATCATTGAAGTCACCCATTACCACGTAGGGCATGTCCAAGGAATCTAAGTACTCGCAGACCTTCTCAGCTTGCGCATATCGGAAGTTGTCGTCCTTCACCCAATCGAAATGCACGTTGACTAATTTCAACGCTTTGCCAGTGGGTAATTCCACTTCCACTGCTAACGCGACACGGGGTTCGTTTCCATCGGGCAGCCGAATCGATTCCTTCTTGGTGATTGGATACCGCGAGAGAATCGCCAACCCGTACTGACCACCATCATAGGTCATGAACGATCCAAAGGCGGCATGCATGTTCAGACGCTTCGCCAAGTTGAGTGGCTCGTTGATACCCTTGCTGCGTTGAGTGCCATCGTCGACCTCCTGCAAGGCAATGAAGTCGGGATTGAGCTTGCTAATCACCTCCGCGGTGCGAGCCAAATCGAGCTTTCCATCATTTCCTAGTCCGTGTTTGATATTGTAAGTAACCACTTGGTAGACAGGAGCTGAGTCCTCTGCGTGCACCTTGTATGGAGCCGAAAGCAGAATCGCGAAAACAAGGCTCGCAAGCGAGAGAGAGATAGATTTCATTTGATGATCTTGAGAAAAACATAAGAGGCTAAGTAGCCGTGTCTCTCCGAGACACGAATTCAGAAAATACTTCCGAGCAGCCGTGTCTCTCCGAGATACCAAGCCAGTAACTACTTCCGAGTCTCGGAGAGACTCGGCTACTCAGATTAAGTCACGGAGACTGCTCATGGCGAGCGGTTCTTTGGTATCGAAGGGCTCTCCGTAGTTGCGATTGATCAATCGGCCCCAATGCTCGCCTTCGTGGCGAATGCGATCGATCAGTGTGGGGGGCGTTGTGGGGCGGCCTGTGACCATTTGACTGTGATAGGCGCGAACTGTCGCCATCTTGCGATCCCATTGCTCGGAAATATCAACGATCCAACCAGGTTGAACCGCCAATCGCAGATGGATGCAGAAGTAATAATACAATCGCTCGGGATGATGTCGCGGTCCCGGCATATCCGTTTTACTTAACTTCGCGTGAAACCGAGCTGCTTCTGTTAGCAGGGTGGCTGCAAGGTGATCTGGATGTGCGTCGTGGTAATACGGCGCAAACAACCAGCGCGGACGAAGGCACCGCACATAGCTGGCGATCCGTTCGCGAGCCTCAAGCGTATTTTCGAGTCCGCGGTTGACCAACCCAGCATTCCCTCGCCAGGTCAACTTCATCACCGCCGTCGCGGCCGCGGTTTCACGGATTCGCATTTCCATGCTGCCGTGTGGAGTCGGTTCTCCTGACGTCAGATCCAACACGCCAACTCGCATGCCTTGGTCAATCATCCGCATGATCGTACCGCCCATACCGAGTTCCGCGTCATCGGGATGAGGGGCGACGACGAGAAAATCGAGCGGCTCGAACTCGTCTGGGTTCGGAAACTCGCTCGGCGGCAGCGTGTTGATCATGGGGAAGCGTCGCTCAGATTATCGAGTAGGTTGCTTGGCAGGAAGTTGGAGAGCCATGGCTTGGACGGAATTGCGAATCAACAGCACGTTGCCCACGAGGCTGGGCACGTTCCACGTCTTGTGATCGAGGGCCTTCAGACGCGCCAGTTCGCGATACTCATGAGGGTCGGCCGCGACGAGCGCAACGTCTCCCATCTCTTCTTGAACGATCAGAGTATCACCCGCCAAGATGACCTGCCCCTGCCCCGAGCGGTTGCGACGAGACTGTTCCCAGAGCCGCTCACCTGACTCTAAATTGATTGCTTGCAGAGCCCCGTTGCTGATCCCATAGGCGACACCTTCACGGACAACCGCATGATTGAACTTTGTTTTCATGATTCGGTTGGAACGCCATACGTCTTCGGCAATGTAACCTTCGCCAGACTGATCTGGTTTGACTTCAATGAGGGCGCTACCACCACCGTATCCCTTACCGATTAGGAACCGATTCTCGCCCGCCGGTACCACCGAGGCACAATTCGCGCCACCGTTGCTTTGGCCAGCCCAATCGGTCTGCCAAAGCTGTGCACCGGAGTCAATCGCGTGACCCGAAATGGTGCTCTCATTGACGATAACGATCTGTGGCTGACCCGCGAGCGTCAGGAATTGCGGCGACGCATAGCTGATCTGATCCGGACCCGCCCTCCAGCGCACTTCGCCGCTGAAGGCGTCTAACGCGACGAGGGAGCGTTCCGGGGCGAGTTCATCACCCCCCAACGGCACAACACACAGTCCATCGACGAGCAAAGGTGAAGCGCTACGTCCCCAGGTGATAGCGGCTTCTGACTCAGTCTGGTTCCAACCAGCCAGGTCCAGCAGATCGACTTCCCAGAGCACCTCGCCACTGTTTAGATCGATGCACCACAGCATACCGGTAGCGCCCTGTGCGTACACGCGGCCATCCCAAATCGTCGGTGTTGATCGTGGCCCGGTCTCGCCGAGAGGATGCGTGTGGACGGCTTCGTGATCAACAATCCACAGCAACTCACCATCAGTTAACCGATAGGCGGTCACGCATTCGCGTTCGTCCCGCTGCTCCAGAGTCACCGCGATATTGTTGGAAACAGAAAATGATGACCAGCCGGCACCGATGCCAATGTTCCACAGCGTCTGCACCTCCGCCGGTGATTTGGGTATCTCGAACTCTCTGTCAGCTGCGATTCCGTTACGATCCCCGCCGAGAAATTGGTCCCAAGTTGCCGAGGGTGTCGGACCGACTATGCCACCCTCAGGGCCGCCCGTCGCATCGCCCTCGCCAGCAATCTCGGCGTCGTGGCCTCCGGCTAGCTCATTGGCAGTGGCCGGACCAGCGACCGTGGTTTGTAAATCAGGAACCCGGTGAGACGTGAAGCGCCACTCGAACTGCGGAATCATCTCACCCGACAGCGTGCGAATGCGTACCAATCCGAACAGGGTGAGTGCCACCGCGATAGTCGAGAGGGGCACAATCCATGCGTGTCCAGCCTGCCACGCTGCTCGCTGCAGAAAAAGCAGCGTCAATCCAAGGGAAATCGCGCCGATCACCACGCACACCAGAAAGGCAATTTGGTAATCAAAACTGGGTGCAAAGAACTGCACGATCGCGATTGCAACTAGACCCACGATGGCCGAGACGGTCCCGCGACGTAAGAATGGTTTACCGGCAGGGCTATCCTCAGCAGACTGCTGGCCCGAAACAGAATATCCGTCATTCGATTCGGTCATCTTTGTCACGGTATCAATATCCCAGGCGAGCGAATGTCTATCGACCACGCCCCTCATGATAACAGCTCACCCAACATCGCAACATTGGTACGCCCGGAGGGGACGCTAGCGGGCGATCCCGCTGACGCGCTCGATGCGAACAATGTTTGTACTGCCGCATTCATTTCCGATCTGCATCTACTGAGTTCACGCTGCAACTACCGCGACCACGAATTCGCCATTCGCAACGCCATTGAGGCTGCCGATGTCTGCGTGTGGGGCGGTGATCTATTTGATTTCTGCTGGTCGTGTGAGGGCGATGGTCCCAAGTCACGTCGGCTCGCCATCGAATGGCTCGACCGCTGGAAACGTGAATTTCCCATGAAAACATTTGTGTACCTCACTGGAAATCACGATGCTCAACCGGAATTCCAAGACGCCCTCGCTCAATGGTCGGGCAATACACACCAAATTTCATCGGATCAATCGCCGCGGCCCGAACTATCGATCCAGCCAGCAGCAGTTCATGTCGGTCTGGACGCGGTGCGCATCGGCGACTGCCTGATGGTCCATGGCGACGTGATTGAACGCGGCGGCATGGATGGTGGCTTGGCTGCCTATCGCTCCAGGTGGCAACACGAACGCACCGGAGCCGATCGACCACCGGCGATTCGCAATAGCGTGTACAACGCCGCCGTGAAGGCGCGATTGCACCTGGCCACTGCCGGGGTGGCTCATCGACGAAAAGATGTCTGTCTGCGCTTGCTGCGATGGACGCGCAGCCAACCGGACTGGGTGAGTGACGGTGTTCGCCGCATCGTCTTCGGCCATACCCATCGTCGCTTACGTGGTGTCCACATCGCTGGCTACGAGTTCTACAACGGAGGCGCCACCGTCAAACACGTACCCTTCGCTCCGATTGTGCTCGAAACGGAAGTCTCGACAGAAAGATCCGGATAGAAAAATAGGTCCATCCGGGTTCCTCATAGGTAACGCCGACATGCTCAAAGAAGAGACGACCTGCGTCGCCTGAGGATCGACTACCATGGTTGACAGATTTCCCCTCCATTACTTTCAGAGCTAATCACACCATGTTTCGCCACCACTCCAGCGGATTTCTTTGTTCCCATCGTATAGCAACGATGGCGATCTTGCTCGCGACGTTCCTGCTTGCCTGCTCAACCGTTGAAGCGCAGGTCAACGAAAGGACGAAGAAGGTGCTCGCCGATCGCGCTAAGATCACGGCGGAGGGGTTTTGGATCTACAACGATTTGCCTGCTGCCTTTGAACAGGCGCGTCGGAACGGCAAACCGATCCTGGTGGTACTGCGTTGCTTGCCCTGCGAAGAATGCGTGAAGCTCGACGACGAGGTCGTCGATCACGATCCCGTCATCCGTCCACTGCTGGAGCAATTCGTTTGCGTTCGAGTCGTTTCGACCAACGGCCTGGACCTCTCCCTATTTCAATTCGACACAGACCAATCCTTCGCTGTCTTCATGCTGCGTGACGAACACACGATCTACGGCCGCTTCGGAACGAGGTCTCACCGTACCGATTGGCTGGGCGATGTTTCGATGCTGGGGTTTGCCGAAGCTTTACGAGGTGCCTTAGAACTGCATCAGACTTGGCCGACGGAAAAAAGTGCGTTGATTTCGAAAATTGGAACCCCGCCGCAATACGCCCGACCTGAACTATTACCATCACTGCAGCAACGAAACGAATACAGTTCCAAACTGAACTATTCAGGAGACGTGGTTAAAAGTTGCATTCACTGCCACCAAATCGGCGATGCGATCCGCGATGAATTCCGCAGTGCAAGCGAGCCGATCCCAGAGAAAATTCTCTATCCCTACCCTCATCCCAAGTCGATCGGCTTGATACTCGATCCCACCACGCGGGGCACGATTCGCGAGGTACTCAAAGCTTCTCCGGCCGAGAACGCGGGGCTCCAAAACGGCGATCAGATTCTTCGCATGCAGGGCCAGCTGATACTCTCCACCGCTGACATTCAGTGGGTGCTGCACAATGCGTCTCCCCAGGACACCGCGATCCAGGTGCTCATTGAGCGCGAACAGACTGAACAAACGATCGATTTGGTACTGCCAGAAGGCTGGCGTCAAAACGACGACATTTCTTGGCGGGTCAGCACATGGGGACTGCGGCGAATGGCGAGTGGAGGGATGAGACTCGACCCCTTGAGCGACGAGGATCGTGCTGCGCTTCAATTTGATCCGGGGCCGGCCGCCATGAAAGTGAAGAGCGTTGGTCAATACGGACCGCATGCCGCAGCTAAGAAAGCGGGATTTCAGGTCGGCGATATCGTCACGGAGATTGATGGACGAACGGACCTCCGAAGTGAAACGGACCTGCTGGAGTACGGTGTTACGCAGCTTAAACCGGGTGACAAGGTCACCGTTACCGTATTCCGCGACGGAGAAAAAAGAACTCTTTTGCTACCCATGCAAAAATAGCCATCCGACGATTGCGTCCTTATCAGGTGCTTGAAAGACTCGTCATGGCCACTGCGTGCCGACGTGAGACAGTGTTATCTCAAGGCGTCAGAATCTGCCTCGCCGACTGGATTGATCCATTTATCGTACTCTTTGCGGCACGAAGAGCATGTCCAAACCGGAGTTTCTTAGCGTAGCAAAACGCAAATAAACCAAGAGTGCCTAATCCTCCGGCGATTCCTCCGACCAACAGCGACGAATCCAGGACGCTGGCCTGAAGCATAGTTCTCTATTTCGAAAGCGATTACAGAAGCCAGAGCGTATCTCAGACGTGGAGAGAGATGCTTCGGTCCACCGATATGTTGCCCGCATATCAGACGGCGTTCAAGTTGAGGCGATCGGCACAACGAAGCTTAAATGATGTGCCGCGTGCCATTGTTGCAGCAACAGCCATTGCTCACGATTGAGTCGTCCCAGCATCGGATAGTGCGAAACGAATGGGGTGGAGGGGTCCATGAGTGATTCCGCAAGCTTGTAAAACCTGTTTACGCAGACATCCTCATCGAGAGCTAGCGCAGGCTGAAGTTGCTGAGGTGCTTTGCCACGAAGCTTGGATGGCTTGCCCTTTCGCATTGTTGGCATGAACATCAGCTTCATCACAGGTCGCATCAGCGCAGGAAACGTAAAGGGGGCACCGTCCGTTGTCATTTGCATGGACATGTTCAAATGATCGAGGATCTGGGCGAGACTCCACGTGCCAACCAGTTCGTATCCGCCTTGGCGCAATTGAGCAACGTCGGCACACGCGGCACCCAAGTCGGGGTAACGTAAATCCATTCGCCGCTGGGCGGTTGCCGTTAGGTGTTCAGGTTTCCGGAGCATATTGGGACCACGACTGCCGCTGGTGTGAGTTTCGCAACTAAATGAATTTCAGATTAGACCCGAGGGCCGCGTTGACGCTCTTACCGAGACCGACACCGCCGTTCGCTCGCAAAGCCTCGTCAACCGCCAGCTTGGGTTCATCAGCCAACATTCTAACCATTCATATCCGAAGCAGAACCCATGATTTCGGGTTTAATTTGTCCATTAATGTTATTCAGCGCGAGCAGCCCTCAATTCCGCGGCAGCTCACCATCTCCTGACGTGAGGGCCGCTCGGGACGTGCTGGATATGCCTGGACGTACCACCTCGTCCTTCAGCAAGCGACGCTCGTTGAGAGAGTGGAACCGTCCCGAGGGAGATCGCTCAGACCTTGAGCGGGCTGACGTCGGCCGCCGCATTTTATGGACGCCGCGCTTCGATCGCCTGCTCTCGCTGGTGACGATCAACCAGCAGTCTGGTTAACTTGCTGGACTGAGGGCATTGCGGGAGATTTCCAGTGGCCTGGATCGATTGCCAAATCTTCGACTTCTTGACCGCCGGCTGATTGACGCAGTAACAGGTAGATGCCGCCCACCATTGCCCACAGCATCATCACCGCGATCACCGAGGGCAGTAACGCGAGGCAGAGGAGCAGCGGTGGGTTTGCTGGCTCCAGCGAGACGGCCAGACCGCGAGCAGCCATAGAGACACCGACCCATGCCAGCACGACCACTGCAGAAATTGTGCCCGCGATGATCGCCAAGAGC of the Allorhodopirellula heiligendammensis genome contains:
- a CDS encoding endonuclease/exonuclease/phosphatase family protein, whose translation is MKSISLSLASLVFAILLSAPYKVHAEDSAPVYQVVTYNIKHGLGNDGKLDLARTAEVISKLNPDFIALQEVDDGTQRSKGINEPLNLAKRLNMHAAFGSFMTYDGGQYGLAILSRYPITKKESIRLPDGNEPRVALAVEVELPTGKALKLVNVHFDWVKDDNFRYAQAEKVCEYLDSLDMPYVVMGDFNDQPLSRTVKLFRERALEAHKPVDDHLTFSSTEPSIEIDFIFAAPRSRWGFDNVNVIDEPHASDHRPVAARLRQK
- the bshB1 gene encoding bacillithiol biosynthesis deacetylase BshB1, translating into MINTLPPSEFPNPDEFEPLDFLVVAPHPDDAELGMGGTIMRMIDQGMRVGVLDLTSGEPTPHGSMEMRIRETAAATAVMKLTWRGNAGLVNRGLENTLEARERIASYVRCLRPRWLFAPYYHDAHPDHLAATLLTEAARFHAKLSKTDMPGPRHHPERLYYYFCIHLRLAVQPGWIVDISEQWDRKMATVRAYHSQMVTGRPTTPPTLIDRIRHEGEHWGRLINRNYGEPFDTKEPLAMSSLRDLI
- a CDS encoding outer membrane protein assembly factor BamB family protein, which gives rise to MTESNDGYSVSGQQSAEDSPAGKPFLRRGTVSAIVGLVAIAIVQFFAPSFDYQIAFLVCVVIGAISLGLTLLFLQRAAWQAGHAWIVPLSTIAVALTLFGLVRIRTLSGEMIPQFEWRFTSHRVPDLQTTVAGPATANELAGGHDAEIAGEGDATGGPEGGIVGPTPSATWDQFLGGDRNGIAADREFEIPKSPAEVQTLWNIGIGAGWSSFSVSNNIAVTLEQRDERECVTAYRLTDGELLWIVDHEAVHTHPLGETGPRSTPTIWDGRVYAQGATGMLWCIDLNSGEVLWEVDLLDLAGWNQTESEAAITWGRSASPLLVDGLCVVPLGGDELAPERSLVALDAFSGEVRWRAGPDQISYASPQFLTLAGQPQIVIVNESTISGHAIDSGAQLWQTDWAGQSNGGANCASVVPAGENRFLIGKGYGGGSALIEVKPDQSGEGYIAEDVWRSNRIMKTKFNHAVVREGVAYGISNGALQAINLESGERLWEQSRRNRSGQGQVILAGDTLIVQEEMGDVALVAADPHEYRELARLKALDHKTWNVPSLVGNVLLIRNSVQAMALQLPAKQPTR
- a CDS encoding metallophosphoesterase → MSIDHAPHDNSSPNIATLVRPEGTLAGDPADALDANNVCTAAFISDLHLLSSRCNYRDHEFAIRNAIEAADVCVWGGDLFDFCWSCEGDGPKSRRLAIEWLDRWKREFPMKTFVYLTGNHDAQPEFQDALAQWSGNTHQISSDQSPRPELSIQPAAVHVGLDAVRIGDCLMVHGDVIERGGMDGGLAAYRSRWQHERTGADRPPAIRNSVYNAAVKARLHLATAGVAHRRKDVCLRLLRWTRSQPDWVSDGVRRIVFGHTHRRLRGVHIAGYEFYNGGATVKHVPFAPIVLETEVSTERSG
- a CDS encoding Trx7/PDZ domain-containing (seleno)protein is translated as MAILLATFLLACSTVEAQVNERTKKVLADRAKITAEGFWIYNDLPAAFEQARRNGKPILVVLRCLPCEECVKLDDEVVDHDPVIRPLLEQFVCVRVVSTNGLDLSLFQFDTDQSFAVFMLRDEHTIYGRFGTRSHRTDWLGDVSMLGFAEALRGALELHQTWPTEKSALISKIGTPPQYARPELLPSLQQRNEYSSKLNYSGDVVKSCIHCHQIGDAIRDEFRSASEPIPEKILYPYPHPKSIGLILDPTTRGTIREVLKASPAENAGLQNGDQILRMQGQLILSTADIQWVLHNASPQDTAIQVLIEREQTEQTIDLVLPEGWRQNDDISWRVSTWGLRRMASGGMRLDPLSDEDRAALQFDPGPAAMKVKSVGQYGPHAAAKKAGFQVGDIVTEIDGRTDLRSETDLLEYGVTQLKPGDKVTVTVFRDGEKRTLLLPMQK
- a CDS encoding DUF1569 domain-containing protein, producing MLRKPEHLTATAQRRMDLRYPDLGAACADVAQLRQGGYELVGTWSLAQILDHLNMSMQMTTDGAPFTFPALMRPVMKLMFMPTMRKGKPSKLRGKAPQQLQPALALDEDVCVNRFYKLAESLMDPSTPFVSHYPMLGRLNREQWLLLQQWHAAHHLSFVVPIAST